GTAAAACGCCTAGACGACGTCACCCCAAAATCGACCAGCATATGCAACAAGCCGCCCAAGAAATCGGACAGCGAGTTAATAAAGCACTGGATGAATATCAAGGCCAATCACCAATTCGAGGCGTCACCGACAAGCCCACCAAAGCCAAAGCCGATGAATTGGAACCACCAAAAGGGAATGAGTTGCCGGGGGCAGCAATAAAACGTATGCCGCAACATAAAGTAGCTTGCTTTAAGAAGAACGATAAAGGCACTGTACAAGAATACGACCGACAGTTAGAAGGCCAAATGAAAGGGCTTAATAACATGACAGTAAAAGAATACCTTGATAATCGCGACGCTTTTAAAAAGATTGGACGAAAAGGAACTGGGAAAGCACAAAAGAAAGCAAGAGAAGACTTTAAGAACGAACTTATTTTAAAGTACGAGGAAAAGCTTAATAATAGCGGTGAGTATTTTGGAGATGAAGCCATCAAGCAAGCCAAGCAGCTCGCGAGTAAAGATATGAAAACCCTTCATGCGCTACATAACCCTGATATGATAGCGGGCGGATTAGATGAGGTCGTTGAATTAGGGGATGCAAGTGTGAACCAATCTATTGGCGCGCAATGGAATAATAACGGCTTTGACGACAACGGTATGAAGACTACATCGAGTCGAGTTGAAATAATGGATATTGAGGCAAAAAAGCACTCTCTACACTTGGTCCCGATACAAAGTTAAATATGAACCTACATAGGTGCAAATAATGAATAAGTTTTTTGACAATTTTTATAACTATAAAGGTTTTGGGCCGGCTACCCACTCAATTGAAACCTCACAGGAGGTTTTGGACTTTTATCATGATAAATTACCCAAAAAATTACTCGACTACTGGCTAGAGTATGGCTTTTCCAGTTGGGGGAAAGGCATATTCTGGACCGTAAATCCA
The sequence above is a segment of the Pseudoalteromonas piscicida genome. Coding sequences within it:
- a CDS encoding polymorphic toxin type 15 domain-containing protein — translated: MQQAAQEIGQRVNKALDEYQGQSPIRGVTDKPTKAKADELEPPKGNELPGAAIKRMPQHKVACFKKNDKGTVQEYDRQLEGQMKGLNNMTVKEYLDNRDAFKKIGRKGTGKAQKKAREDFKNELILKYEEKLNNSGEYFGDEAIKQAKQLASKDMKTLHALHNPDMIAGGLDEVVELGDASVNQSIGAQWNNNGFDDNGMKTTSSRVEIMDIEAKKHSLHLVPIQS